The following are encoded together in the Triticum dicoccoides isolate Atlit2015 ecotype Zavitan chromosome 6B, WEW_v2.0, whole genome shotgun sequence genome:
- the LOC119323282 gene encoding histone H2B.4-like encodes MAPKAAEKKPVEKTPAGKKPKAEKKVPASKEGGDKKGKKKAKKSVETYKIYIFKVLKQVHPDIGISSKAMSIMNSFINDIFEKLAGESAKLARYNKKPTITSREIQTSVRLVLPGELAKHAVSEGTKAVTKFTSS; translated from the coding sequence ATGGCCCCCAAGGCAGCCGAGAAGAAGCCGGTGGAGAAGACCCCCGCGGGGAAGAAGCCCAAGGCGGAGAAGAAGGTGCCGGCGTCCAAGGAGGGCGGGGacaagaaggggaagaagaaggccaagaagagcgTGGAGACGTACAAGATCTACATCTTCAAGGTGCTCAAGCAGGTGCACCCCGACATCGGCATCTCCTCCAAGGCCATGTCcatcatgaactccttcatcaacgACATCTTTGAGAAGCTCGCCGGCGAGTCCGCCAAGCTCGCGCGGTACAACAAGAAGCCCACCATCACGTCCCGGGAGATCCAGACCTCCGTCCGCCTCGTCCTCCCCGGCGAGCTCGCCAAGCATGCTGTCTCCGAGGGCACCAAGGCCGTCACCAAGTTCACCTCATCCTAG